From Blattabacterium cuenoti, the proteins below share one genomic window:
- a CDS encoding enolase C-terminal domain-like protein, whose product MELKSVLKKRVFFFEKRIQNSSRVFKKILIWFLIIKKKNKIGIGECNPLLEVTNLKKLSSYKKELFFLSEKINFLKKEETNFYRPYISFSSILFGLEQALFGLKKGFPILYNSEFTDGKKGIPINGLIWISSLKEIEKEIKKKIIQGFLFLKIKINPKIFLHKGFFLEKIKKKYPNVKISLDANGSFEKKDFFSFIKKTKNLDIIHSIEQPIKPGNFKDLIEVCRESNIPIALDEELINIKDLEMKKIFLDIINPNYIVLKPSVCGGFSGTKEWIEIANERKIGWWISSSLESHIGINSISQWLFHLEKKILYNNNSSRGLHGLNIGHFHNDFLSPLIVKKGSIWYNPLKKWKIKNHI is encoded by the coding sequence ATGGAATTAAAATCTGTATTGAAGAAACGTGTATTTTTTTTTGAAAAAAGAATTCAAAATTCTTCTAGAGTTTTTAAAAAAATATTAATTTGGTTTTTAATAATTAAAAAAAAAAATAAAATAGGAATAGGAGAATGTAATCCATTATTGGAGGTAACCAACTTAAAAAAATTAAGTTCTTACAAAAAAGAATTATTCTTTCTTTCTGAAAAAATAAATTTTTTAAAGAAGGAAGAAACGAATTTTTATCGTCCTTATATTTCTTTTTCTTCAATTCTATTTGGATTAGAACAAGCTCTTTTTGGATTAAAAAAAGGTTTTCCTATTTTATATAATTCAGAATTTACTGATGGTAAAAAAGGTATACCTATTAATGGTTTGATATGGATTTCCTCTTTAAAAGAAATAGAAAAAGAAATAAAAAAAAAAATTATTCAAGGTTTTTTATTTTTAAAAATAAAGATAAATCCAAAAATATTTCTACATAAAGGTTTTTTTTTAGAAAAAATAAAAAAAAAATATCCAAATGTTAAAATATCTTTAGATGCAAATGGTTCTTTTGAAAAAAAAGATTTTTTTAGTTTTATTAAAAAAACGAAAAATTTAGATATCATTCATTCTATTGAACAACCTATAAAACCTGGAAATTTTAAAGATCTTATTGAAGTTTGTAGAGAATCAAATATACCTATAGCTTTAGATGAGGAATTAATAAATATTAAAGATTTAGAAATGAAAAAAATTTTTTTAGACATTATTAATCCAAATTATATAGTATTAAAACCAAGTGTATGTGGAGGTTTTTCAGGGACTAAGGAGTGGATTGAGATAGCAAATGAAAGGAAAATAGGATGGTGGATTAGTTCTTCATTAGAAAGTCATATAGGAATAAACTCTATATCTCAATGGCTTTTTCATTTAGAGAAAAAAATATTATATAACAATAATAGTAGTAGAGGTTTACATGGATTAAACATAGGTCATTTTCATAATGATTTCTTATCTCCTTTAATAGTTAAAAAAGGATCTATTTGGTATAATCCTTTAAAAAAGTGGAAAATAAAAAATCATATTTAA
- a CDS encoding metal-dependent hydrolase, with protein MELTYFTHSTCLLKIREYSLLIDPFFTENPFFQEKEKTLLREDFFSIKKLEYILITHAHYDHVCDVEFIARRFNSLIISNYEISSYYDKIGLQTYGINYGSFISFPFGYIKYVWASHSSVFKDGTYGGNPGGFLLHTEKGNIYISGDTSLTYEMKLIPTFGKIKISILPIGGIYTMDIEEAIIASSFLKCDKILGVHYNTFKPIQINKKLAIKRFSEKKKKLFLLEKGEKILF; from the coding sequence ATGGAATTAACGTATTTTACTCATAGTACATGTTTGTTAAAAATTAGAGAATATTCTTTATTAATAGATCCATTTTTTACAGAAAATCCTTTTTTTCAAGAAAAGGAAAAAACCTTATTAAGAGAAGATTTTTTTTCTATAAAAAAACTTGAATACATTTTAATAACTCATGCTCATTATGATCACGTATGTGATGTAGAATTTATCGCAAGAAGATTTAATTCTTTAATTATTTCAAATTATGAAATTTCTTCTTATTATGATAAAATAGGATTACAAACATATGGAATAAATTATGGATCTTTTATTTCTTTTCCTTTTGGATATATAAAATATGTTTGGGCTTCACATTCTAGTGTTTTTAAAGATGGAACTTATGGTGGAAATCCTGGAGGTTTTTTATTACATACGGAAAAAGGAAATATATATATATCAGGAGATACTTCATTAACATATGAAATGAAACTTATTCCTACTTTTGGTAAGATAAAAATATCTATCCTTCCTATAGGAGGAATTTATACTATGGATATAGAAGAAGCTATTATAGCTTCTTCTTTTTTGAAGTGTGATAAAATATTAGGTGTTCATTATAACACTTTTAAACCAATTCAAATTAATAAAAAATTGGCAATAAAAAGGTTTTCTGAAAAGAAAAAAAAACTTTTTTTATTGGAAAAAGGAGAAAAAATTCTATTTTAA